The following proteins come from a genomic window of Actinomycetes bacterium:
- a CDS encoding phosphotransacetylase family protein, giving the protein MYPLFFISNKPFSGKSSMCVGVGKKLINDGLKVGYMKPIGTLPTREGGITTDEDAQYISNILNVKDDLENISPIVMTQQSIRQGLKDSEFSKGFLDLIDKSYQNIRQNKDLVILEGAKSVEDGFFMGVSSREICEKIGAKAVMVLRFCPEIVDEIMYARAFLADCFGGVIINWVPRSQVDFLTDLVLPFLKQKGINVFGYIPSNKILSSVSVKVMADQLEGQIICAEDKTDELVESFMVGAMGQEQALKFFRRKINKAVITGGDRADVQLAALETPTKCLILTGNFQPSTVVLGRAEELGIPMILVNYDTLTAVEKVEKIIGHVRFHEMKKIDKIVEVVSECIDTKALFDLVKS; this is encoded by the coding sequence GCTCCATGTGTGTAGGGGTAGGAAAAAAGCTTATAAACGATGGCTTAAAGGTGGGATATATGAAGCCCATAGGAACACTACCTACCAGGGAAGGTGGCATAACCACCGATGAAGATGCACAGTACATCTCAAACATCTTAAATGTCAAAGATGATCTGGAGAACATATCCCCTATAGTGATGACCCAGCAATCGATAAGGCAGGGGCTTAAGGATAGCGAGTTTTCCAAAGGTTTTCTGGATCTTATAGACAAGTCATATCAGAATATTAGGCAGAATAAGGATCTGGTTATACTGGAAGGGGCAAAAAGTGTTGAAGATGGATTCTTTATGGGGGTCTCCTCCCGGGAGATATGTGAAAAAATTGGTGCAAAAGCAGTTATGGTTCTGAGATTTTGTCCGGAAATAGTAGATGAAATAATGTATGCAAGGGCATTTTTAGCAGACTGCTTTGGTGGGGTAATAATAAACTGGGTGCCCAGAAGTCAGGTAGATTTTTTAACAGACCTGGTTTTGCCTTTTCTGAAACAAAAAGGAATTAATGTATTTGGTTATATTCCTTCAAATAAAATACTATCCTCGGTAAGCGTTAAGGTAATGGCTGACCAATTAGAAGGGCAGATTATATGTGCAGAGGACAAAACTGACGAACTGGTGGAATCCTTTATGGTAGGTGCCATGGGCCAGGAACAGGCTTTGAAATTTTTCAGGAGAAAAATAAATAAAGCAGTAATTACTGGTGGAGACAGGGCCGATGTTCAGCTGGCAGCATTGGAAACCCCTACCAAATGTTTGATACTTACCGGTAATTTCCAGCCTTCAACTGTGGTCCTGGGAAGGGCAGAAGAATTAGGTATTCCCATGATTTTGGTTAATTATGATACCCTTACTGCAGTAGAAAAAGTAGAAAAGATTATTGGCCATGTTAGATTTCATGAAATGAAAAAAATTGATAAAATAGTTGAAGTTGTTAGTGAATGTATAGATACCAAGGCCTTATTCGATCTGGTAAAAAGTTGA
- the plsX gene encoding phosphate acyltransferase PlsX, which translates to MGGDYAPTEIIKGAIKASSLKDAHIVLAGNEQKVRVSARQAGLDLNNVELVNAETEVSMDQSPSEVVKNHRDSSLFLAAARAAQLPGSAFLSAGNTGAAMACALFNLKRIKGVLRPAIAVVIPLGQKKLVLLDAGANVDCKPQYLQQFALMGKVYSQNILHVSNPKIGLLNIGSEDKKGNELTLKAFPLLKQSNINFTGNVEGREIFEGAVDVAVCDGFIGNILLKSVEGLATLLFGEVKQALTSNLLSKLMALGLKGSLGSLKKKFDYEEYGGAYLLGLNGVAVISHGSSKEKAVYNAIRVAYEGIKTDLVGKVKQEINSNL; encoded by the coding sequence ATGGGCGGAGACTATGCTCCCACTGAAATTATTAAGGGTGCAATAAAGGCTTCCAGTTTAAAAGATGCCCATATTGTATTGGCTGGAAATGAGCAAAAAGTAAGGGTTTCTGCCCGGCAGGCCGGTCTTGATTTAAACAATGTGGAGCTGGTGAACGCAGAAACAGAAGTATCCATGGATCAATCTCCCTCAGAGGTAGTAAAAAATCACAGGGATTCTTCTTTATTCCTGGCAGCTGCTAGAGCAGCACAGCTTCCTGGAAGTGCCTTCCTTTCAGCAGGCAACACCGGTGCGGCTATGGCATGCGCTCTGTTTAATCTCAAAAGAATAAAAGGGGTGCTTAGACCGGCAATAGCAGTGGTCATCCCCCTGGGGCAAAAAAAATTGGTATTGCTGGATGCCGGTGCCAATGTGGACTGCAAGCCCCAGTATCTTCAACAATTTGCTCTGATGGGTAAGGTTTACTCCCAGAATATTCTACATGTATCCAATCCTAAAATAGGACTTTTAAATATAGGGAGTGAAGATAAAAAGGGAAATGAGCTTACTTTGAAAGCTTTTCCACTACTGAAGCAGTCTAATATTAATTTTACCGGTAATGTGGAAGGCAGAGAAATATTCGAAGGTGCTGTAGATGTAGCAGTTTGTGATGGATTTATTGGCAATATTTTATTAAAATCAGTGGAAGGACTGGCCACCCTTTTGTTTGGTGAGGTTAAGCAAGCCTTAACCTCGAACTTGCTTAGCAAGCTTATGGCCCTGGGGTTGAAGGGCTCCCTGGGATCATTGAAAAAGAAATTTGATTATGAGGAATATGGAGGAGCTTATTTGCTGGGATTAAATGGAGTTGCGGTTATTTCCCATGGAAGCTCAAAGGAAAAAGCTGTATACAATGCAATAAGGGTAGCCTATGAAGGCATAAAAACCGATCTAGTAGGAAAAGTTAAACAAGAAATCAATAGCAATTTATAA
- the acpP gene encoding acyl carrier protein, with protein sequence MMENFEKVKEVLVDVLGAKEEEIAPESKFVEDLGADSLDLVELIMSFEDKFGIEISDEEAEKLETVQDALNYIDKHTK encoded by the coding sequence ATAATGGAGAATTTTGAAAAGGTGAAAGAGGTACTGGTGGATGTTCTGGGTGCAAAAGAAGAAGAGATTGCCCCTGAAAGCAAGTTTGTGGAAGACCTTGGTGCAGATTCTCTGGATTTGGTCGAACTAATTATGTCTTTTGAAGACAAATTTGGTATTGAAATCAGTGACGAAGAGGCTGAAAAACTGGAAACAGTTCAGGATGCCTTAAATTATATAGATAAACATACAAAATAA
- the rnc gene encoding ribonuclease III, with the protein MEEEGTLRKRIRTWLKTIGIDTEDLKVYIQSLTHRSFAREINVESRGNEQLEFMGDSIISFVLTSYLYENYGNYTEGKLAKIRAILVNMKTLAILAREIGIDKQILLSENEESCQGREKDSILADSFEAFVGAIYIDQGIEFTRKWLLERFEDRIEERILRPKISDYKTYLQEAVQADYAKLVKYRLIKADGPDHNKLFYSVSMIEEKIIGRGKGKSKKKSEQEAARDALSTLYNLKK; encoded by the coding sequence ATGGAAGAAGAAGGTACATTAAGGAAGAGAATAAGGACCTGGCTTAAAACCATTGGTATAGACACCGAAGATTTAAAAGTTTATATTCAGAGTTTAACTCACAGGTCTTTTGCCAGGGAGATAAATGTTGAGTCGAGAGGCAATGAGCAGCTTGAATTTATGGGAGACAGTATTATTTCCTTTGTGCTTACTTCTTACCTGTATGAGAATTATGGTAATTATACTGAAGGTAAGCTGGCCAAGATAAGGGCCATACTGGTTAATATGAAAACCCTGGCCATATTAGCCAGGGAAATAGGAATTGATAAGCAAATTCTTTTAAGCGAAAATGAAGAAAGTTGTCAGGGCAGGGAAAAAGATTCCATACTGGCAGATAGTTTTGAAGCCTTTGTGGGGGCAATTTATATAGATCAGGGCATAGAGTTTACCCGAAAGTGGCTGTTGGAAAGATTTGAAGACAGGATTGAGGAGAGGATACTCAGGCCCAAGATATCTGATTACAAAACTTATTTACAGGAAGCGGTGCAGGCAGATTATGCCAAGCTGGTTAAGTACAGGCTCATAAAAGCTGATGGACCGGACCATAACAAACTGTTTTATTCCGTATCCATGATAGAAGAAAAGATAATTGGCAGGGGAAAAGGCAAGAGTAAGAAAAAATCCGAGCAGGAAGCTGCCAGGGATGCCTTATCCACCCTTTATAATTTAAAAAAGTAG